A genome region from Ptiloglossa arizonensis isolate GNS036 chromosome 4, iyPtiAriz1_principal, whole genome shotgun sequence includes the following:
- the Gga gene encoding ADP-ribosylation factor-binding protein Gga isoform X2, with the protein MDLTLKLETILHTITNPQSSKLDVIAATEAFCVILTKEPDTIQVGTKLLALYIQSSDEFEALQSLTLLDTCMQKCGSSFHAEIGKFRFLNEMIRLVSPKYLGGDTPVMVRQKVLQLLQTWTKDYPRELKIKEAYEMLKNQGVVEHDPTSTISAPEDGSKVSKSKHTIFDDEEKSKLLQKLLQSKNPDDLQAANRLIKTMVREDERRVQLNSRRIMELESVHNNAKLLSEMLDSYNCNETSREDLELMKELHQACERLKPIVLRLANETQDNEEMLGDVLAASDELGQVFEKYTAVIVRGECVKPKTDSNTSSYLLDLSSPTENIPLESNSTNTSYDATTTNHQSDMEVLGDIFSSLGKSESLEISSVSNTNLLIPDSMIMQPISVLPTSKKGESINTPEKKIDSKARALEELNELGESLLKQSLSGTISSMRSNSASKQTVTRTLHMEPSVERYNSTILPHSGSSHFSGSLDVANAKDSKPISAQFESTDSQNLLPPLSLPIFHSVIEKTSETENTVCIEPEIKPLTHINVSLQDIKPGINPPITVMEEKNGITVVLHFARDNPREDVFVIVITTMSKNVKPLSNYLFQAVVPKFA; encoded by the exons ATGGATTTGACGCTAAAGTTAGAAACTATACTAC atACAATAACTAACCCACAAAGTTCAAAACTTGATGTAATAGCAGCTACTGAGGCATTTTGTGTAATACTTACTAAGGAACCAGATACCATTCAGGTTGGCACTAAGTTATTAGCATTGTATATTCAATCATCTGATGAATTTGAAGCTCTTCAAAGCCTTACT CTATTGGACACATGTATGCAAAAATGTGGATCATCGTTCCATGCTGAAATTGgtaaatttcgatttttaaatgaaatgatCCGATTAGTTTCACCAAAATATTTAGGTGGAGATACACCAGTTATGGTGCGTCAAAAAGTATTGCAATTACTACAAACATGGACAAAAGACTATCCAcgagaattaaaaattaaagaagCTTATGAAATGTTGAAAAACCAAGGTGTTGTTGAG CATGATCCAACATCCACAATTAGTGCCCCAGAGGATGGATCAAAAGTGTCAAAATCTAAACACACGATATTTGATGATGAGGAGAAATCCAAATTATTGCAAAAATTACTTCAAAGCAAAAATCCTGATGATTTACAAGCTGCAAACAGACTGATTAAAACTATGGTGAGAGAG GATGAAAGGCGGGTACAATTGAACTCACGTAGGATAATGGAATTAGAATCTGTACATAACAATGCAAAGTTACTATCAGAGATGTTGGACTCTTATAATTGCAATGAAACAAGTAGAGAAGATCTCGAATTGATGAAGGAATTGCATCAAGCTTGTGAACGATTAAAACCAATCGTGTTAAGATTAGCAAACGAAACTCAAGATAACGAAGAAATGCTcg GTGACGTGCTTGCCGCAAGCGATGAATTGGGACAAGTGTTTGAAAAGTACACTGCAGTCATAGTCCGTGGTGAATGCGTAAAGCCTAAAACGGACTCCAACACCAGCTCGTATTTGTTAGATTTATCTTCTCCAACAGAGAACATTCCTCTTGAAAGCAATAGTACGAATACGAGTTATGATGCAACGACAACAAACCATCAatcagatatggaagttttaggGGATATCTTCAGTTCATTAGGAAAATCCGAAAGTCTAGAAATATCTTCTGTTTCTAACACAAACCTCTTAATACCTGATTCAATGATTATGCAGCCAATCAGCGTTTTACCTACAAGTAAAAAAG GTGAATCAATCAATACAcctgaaaaaaaaatagacagTAAAGCAAGAGCACTGgaagaattaaacgaattaGGAGAGTCATTGCTCAAACAAAGTTTATCAGGCACGATATCAAGCATGCGTTCTAATTCAGCAAG taAGCAAACTGTAACTCGTACGTTACACATGGAACCGTCAGTAGAACGTTACAATTCGACTATTCTTCCTCATAGCGGTTCTTCGCATTTTTCTGGTTCGTTGGACGTTGCAAATGCAAAAGACAGCAAACCGATCAGTGCTCAGTTTGAATCGACCGATAGTCAAAATCTTTTACCTCCCTTGTCCCTCCCCATTTTTCACTCTGTAATTGAAAAGACATCAGAGACAGAAAATACTGTTTGTATAGAACCTGAGATCAAACCCTTGACTCACATAAATGTTAGTCTTCAAGATATTAAACCAG GTATTAATCCACCTATAACAgtaatggaagaaaaaaatggtaTAACTGTTGTGCTTCATTTTGCTCGAGACAATCCAAGAGAAGATGTGTTTGTTATAGTAATTACAACAATGAGCAAAAATGTAAAACCACTtagtaattatttgtttcaagcagtGGTGCCAAAA